In Cydia amplana chromosome 2, ilCydAmpl1.1, whole genome shotgun sequence, the following proteins share a genomic window:
- the LOC134662220 gene encoding uridine and thymidine phosphorylase-like isoform X2, producing the protein MFGDVKFVCMGGTKYRMREFALHVRQALGLPDTGKMENLTKHAHRYAMYKVGPVISVSHGIGIPSMSILLQEIFKLLHYACAKDPVFFRIGTSGGLGVPPGSVVVSSWGLNGTLEKSYNIPVLGKVRKLPSFFDERLYREVQSVATHEGYTTYIGGTMAADDFYRGQARIDGPFCDHTEADKMSFLRTLSELGVKNIEMEATAFAAYTREAGVRAADVCVTLLDRLQGDQVTSSKATMLEWQNRPIALVGSFIANYCKRRALLHGSQ; encoded by the exons TTCGTCTGTATGGGCGGCACCAAATACCGCATGCGCGAGTTCGCTCTCCACGTAAGACAGGCGCTGGGTCTGCCTGACACAGGCAAGATGGAAAACCTGACCAAACACGCGCACCGGTACGCCATGTATAAAGTGGGGCCTGTCATCTCTGTCAGC CACGGCATCGGAATACCCTCCATGAGCATCCTCCTCCAGGAGATTTTCAAGCTGCTCCACTACGCGTGCGCAAAGGACCCAGTGTTCTTCAGAATAGGGACCAGTGGGGGTCTCGGTGTGCCCCCAGGGTCGGTGGTTGTGTCGTCGTGGGGCCTGAATGGGACCTTGGAAAAAAGTTACAATATT CCTGTGCTTGGCAAGGTGCGCAAACTGCCCTCGTTCTTTGATGAGCGTCTGTACAGGGAGGTGCAGTCAGTGGCCACACACGAGGGTTACACCACTTATATCGGAGGCACTATGGCTGCAGATGATTTCTATCGAG GCCAAGCTCGCATTGATGGACCATTCTGTGACCACACAGAGGCGGACAAAATGTCCTTCCTACGCACTCTCTCAGAGCTAGGCGTGAAGAACATAGAGATGGAGGCCACAGCCTTCGCCGCGTATACCAGGGAGGCAGGAGTGCGAGCAGCTGACGTATGTGTCACCCTTCTGGACAGACTGCAGGGCGACCAG GTGACGTCAAGCAAAGCCACAATGCTGGAGTGGCAGAACCGTCCCATAGCTCTGGTGGGGAGTTTCATCGCCAACTACTGCAAACGCCGGGCATTGCTCCATGGCAGCCAATAA